The genomic region TCAACCCGTTTTTCGATAACGCCGGCCGGCAGCTTTACACCGACGTCCTTGAATGCGTGGGTCTGATTCAGCGAAGGCAGGCTTGCGATGTAGCGCTCGACCAGCGGCTTCATGGTTGCCAGGTCGAAGCTTCCGACGAAGACAAAGGTGAATCCGCTGGCATCGGCGAAGCGTTCCTTGTAGAAGGCCAGAGATTTGTCGAGGTTCCACTTATCGACGTCGGTTGCCTTGGGCATCTGCCGGCGTGGATGGTTTCCTCCGAGGATCGTGTTCAACGTGTCAGCGAATGCGTATCCGGGCGCGGCGGTCTGATTCGCGAGGGCGATTCGCGCCTGATTCGACTGGACGGTAAATGCGTCGGCGTCGGCCCTCGGCTTCATGAACCGCAGGTACGCCAGCTGGAACATGGTTTCGAGATCTTTGCGGGACGCGTTGCCGCTGAAACCTTCGGTCGTTTCACCGATGAACGCGCCGGCCGACGCAACCTTGCCGGTCAGAGCCTTCGACAGATCGACGCGGTTGAACGGGCCGACTCCACCTGCGCTGACAAGCTGTACCGCAGTGCTGGCCGGAATGAAATCGGCGTCGCTCGCCAGCGACGTGCCGCCGGGTCTGGTCGCGCGAAAAAGGATTTCATCCTCGCGGAAGTTCGTCGGTTTGAGAATGACCTTCACGCCATTCGATAGGTCCCATTCCGTAATACCGAGAGCGCCCAGCGTCATGGTTTTTGTAACCGTTCCTGGCGACGGAAGCGGATCGAGCAGCGCGGCCGTGCTCACCGTATCGACATAGGCTTTGATGTCTTTGCCGCCGGCGCCTTTTATCACTGCAGCAATCTTCGCTTCGTCGGGAAGGGCAACACCTGTTTTTTCCGGAGCCGTGACCGTGACGATGCGGTTGGTGTCCGTGAACCACTGTTTCGCGATGGCGTTGACTTCGGCTAGCGTGATCTGCGGAACGAATTGCAGATGCAAGGCCTGCTCGCGTTCCGCCCCGGGCAGAGGCTCCGCGGTCAGGAAATTCCGGATGTACTCATCCGCGCGATCGTTCGACTCTCTGTTCTGGTCTTCGATAACCATGCGCTCGTAGGCGCGGAGCACGTCCGTCTTCTCACGGTCCAGTTCGGTTTGCGTGAATCCGAACCGCTCGACCCGATCGACTTCGGTGAGCACGGCTTCGAGTCCTTTCTCGATGCCATCGTCTTTTACCCGGGCCCCGAGATCGGCTTCGTCCTTGGTCTTCGCTACGAACGGACTGCGATCGACGGATGCCGCCAGGAACGGCGCTCCCGGTTTCTGCGTGATTTCCGCGAAGCGTTCATCCAGCATGCCGGTGAAAAGTCCATCGACGATGTCCTGGCGGTAGACGCCGACCGTGCCTTCCTGCCGGTGGGGCAGGATATTTTCAATTTCGACGCTGGTCGAAGTCAGTTCTTTATCCGACAAGATTGCATAAACAGAACCCTTGCGGTCCGGCACATCGAATGTCGGCCGCGCTTTCGGCGAGGTGGAAGCCGGAATCGCGTTGAAGTGATTCTTGATGAGATTTTCGACCGCGCCTTTGTCGAAGTCGCCGACGGCAACAACCGCCATGAGTTCGGGCCTGTACCAGTCTTTATAGAACCTCTTCAGCATGTCGACTTTGGCGTTCTGAATGATCTCCGTCTTGCCGATCGGCAGCCGGTCCGCGTAGCGCGAGTCTTTCAGAACGATCGGCAGCAGCTTGTCCTGAATGCGGGCGCCCGCGCCGCGCCGGAGCCGCCACTCTTCCATAATGACCGGGCGTTCTTTCTCGACCTCAACCGGGTCGAAGCTGACGTTGTGCGCCCAGTCTTCGAGAACCTGGATGGCTTTGTCCATGGTTTCCGGCTTGTCGGTCGGAACCTGCAGCATGTAAACGGTCTCATCGAAGCTCGTATAGGCGTTGAGGTCCGCGCCGAACCGCATTCCCAGAGATTCGATGAAGGAAATGATGTCGTTTTTGGGGAAATGTGAGGTGCCGTTGAAGGCCATGTGCTCGATGAAATGAGCGAGGCCCTGCTGATCGTCATCTTCGAGGACGGAGCCGGCCTTGACAACAAGGCGCAATTCCGCGCGTTTTTCCGGCTTTTTGTTGGCGCGAACGTAGTACGTGACGCCATTCGACAGGTGCCCGATGCTGATTGTGGGATCTACCGGAATAGGCTGGTTCAGGTCCGCCTGAGGCGCCGCGCTGAATCCGGCGGCGACGGCGAGACTGGCGAGACAAAGAACGATCAGAGGTAAGTATTTGCGGTTGGTCATTAGGCTATAAGACCACAAAAATCCGGAGGGGTCACAAAAAACTTTGGCCATCGCGTGTTTCTTGTGATTTGCGGCCTTAAAAGGGTATGAACATTCACAAAACTCAATGGGGGACAACCATGGCGAGACTGCTGCGCGTAGTGTCTTTGGGCTTCTGATCGCCTCACTGCTTTAGATCCATTCGCTGATTGCGCAACAGGGCGCAACGTTATGAAGATGGCTGCTCTCGATTACAAGAAGTTGCTCCCCGAACTGACAGCAGGTGCCGGATCTCCGCTCCGCCGACGGCGAGGCCGCTCCGGATCAACCCGTCTGCGCCGATGAGAACACCGGTGGGAGTCGAGATGCAGTCGTAGGCTTCGGAGACTTCGAATTCGCGTTGAAGCAGAACGCGGGCTGCGTCGAATCCCTTGAATTTGGCCAGATTGTCTTTCACGGCTCCACGGCTGATGATCGCGACATTCGGCGCATTCTCCGCCTGGCGGATCCAGGCGGGTAGCTCAGCCGCAACAGCGACGCATGATTCACAATACGGACTGGAGAAGATCAGCAGGATGTCCTTTCCTTCCTCCTGCAGCGATTGCAGTGTCTTCATCTCACCGTTCAGGGAGCTCAGTGCAAATTCCGGCGCCGGCGTTTCCATCGGGAGTCCGATTCCCATTGCGGGGGCTTTTTCCGGTGCGGGAGGTTGCGCGGCGGTTTCCACTTCGTCTGCATCCGCTTCCTCCGGTGATTCTTTCGCGCGGCTGTCGGGCTTGGCATGATCAATCACATAAAAGAAGCAGAACAACGCGCCGCAGGCGGCCAGGATCGCCGCTCTGCGCTGGTTGCCTTCCAACGATGCGGCCCACGTCCACAACGCCGGTCCCGCATGACCGCGTCCCGCGCTCACCACCCAGGCGCCGCACACTGCCAGTACGCCATTGCGAATCAAGGTAGATGAGCCTATCGGCGCTGAATGCAATTGGCCGAAACATCCGCAATCGGGTTTACGGCCTCGCCACAGCGCGATAGCGGCGGCTATCGTAAATATTGTTAAAAGGATCATCGACCCCCAGGCGCCGTACCAGGCGGTGGAGGCGGGAATCAACGCGGCCGCGATAAGCAATTCAAGAACTGGAAGGAACTTCGCTACAGGAGAGGCGAAGCGCGAGGGCAGGCCGAAATCAGGTAAGACCTCGCGCAATCCGGCGGGATTCACGATCTTGGCCGCGCCGGCGAAGAGAAACACCGCTGCCAGTAGGAGCCGGACAGCGATAAAACCTGCCGACATCACCAGTGCATTTTATATAACACTTCGGCTACCCGCGCGGGAAATCTGCAGATGATTTGACCTCGACGATCTGTTGGGTGTGGCGGCTGCAGTGGCTGCCGAGCAAAATCAGCCATTGGTGGCAATCGAGCGGCCCGAAGAAAGGATGAGCAACCGACCGTTGACGGAAATCTGCAGGTGCTGTCTCCAGAATCTTTGCGATCTGTCCGGGGCCGGCGACGAGACGCTCCAGAGAATCCCGCATTGATGTTCCCGTCGGGTGCGTCGGTTCGGGGGCCTGCGCCTTCCTGGATCGATCCACTAACTTGCCGCGGAGCGTTTCATCCTCGATCTTGCCGGCGGGTGAACCCGCCATGTCCGCCGGAGATACAAGCAGCTGGTCGATTCTGCCGATGACCCGCTCCTGCACCCGCGCGAGATGCTCGACAACTCCGGCCACGGACCAGCCGCCGGAAGCCGGTTTGAAATTCGCTTGAGCCTCCGAGAATCCCGCGACGGCTTCATTCAACGCGCTATAGGCCTGATCTATTTTCCCCAGTACTTCTGTCTTTTCATGTGTCGAATACATCAGATCTCCTTATTCAGCTGTGCGCTCCCTGGGTTTGCGGCGGGTTTCGCGAGCGCACCAGGGTGAGAACGACGGATCCGATCGCTCCGCCAATCACAAGAGAGGCAACGACCCAGAAGGCGGCGGTGAATAATGGAAGCGTGATGTAACCGGCAAATGCACTCGGTCCCTCGAGTCCGTTGAAACGAGGTTCCTCCCAATTCAAAAGGCGCGCGAGCCAATATGTGGGCAGGACCAGGGCGCGCGTCCATAGGGCATAAACGGCGACCAGTTTGATGAGCATCCAATACGGCCGCGGCTTTCCGGCGAATCCCACCTGGAGTCCGAAGTAAATCGGACCAAGCACGGTTATCAGAGCTACTGCGCTAAGCAAGTTGCTTACACGGATCGGAGCTCCCGCCCGTTCCACGATCACTCTCAAGACCACAACAATTGCCGCGGCCGCGCACGGCCACTTTAGAATGCCCTTCACTCAGAACGCCGTTTTGGCCGCATCGCCGAGGATCGTGTCCCGATAAACAGGCAGAGACCAGCCGGCCTTTTCCAGTTCGTCGAGATCCTTCCGGACGCGGCTCTCATAGGTCTTCCTGTTACCGTACAGTTTCTGCAACTGGTCCCTGGAGAAGACATTTTCGTAGCCGGCAAGGCCGCACATCTGAGCTGGAGCACCTTGTCCATGGGCGGCCACCCAGGCGCTGGGATTCGGGATCGGCGGATTCGCGGCTTCGTTGCGAACGGTGAACTTTGCGGCGGGCACGTCCACGTAGGGATTCCGGATGCCGCCTTTCGCGTTTCCGTTTTCGTCGACGGCGATGACAGAGCGGCCGTCGACGGTCTCGGTCATGATGCGCGGGGCTCGCGGCGGAACCTTCCCTTTATCCACCCAGTCGAGGAGCGCGCGGAGCGCAACAGACATATAGGCCTGTTCTGGAAACTGGCTGATCGGGTTGCGGCAGGGATCGGGCTTGAAGCGGACGCTATCGCGGCTGTCGACATGCGCCATCCCCGCGAATTCGTAGATCCGGAATTGATCGCCCGGTTTGTCGCCGTCCGGCCGCTTGCTGACGTTGCCGCCGAAGACTTCGGTCATGGTTGGAACCTCGATCAGAGGAACATCGACGGCGCGGACCGTGGCGCCCGTCGACATCGGTAGAAAGCCGTCGTAGATGCGCTCCATGTCAGGCGTTCGAAACACCATGTGCGCCGGCAAATAGGCGACCAGGATGGCTGCAGTGGCCGATGTTCCCAGAAGGACCATCTTCCTTATGGCGAGTCCCGCAAAGGGAGTGCCGGTTTTCTTCTGTTTGATGAGGGCGCCCGCTTGAGCCAGGATCTCGGAGACCTGATCCGGGTCGACTTTGAGGTCCTTGTAACGCTCCTTGTTTTGTGCGAGCGGCTCCGTCAGGTTGGTCACGACCTCGATGGCCATATTCCCGGACGTCATCGTGTAATCCGAAGTGAATTCGAACATGTGCGCGGCGCCGCTGGGATGCATGGCCTCGACCTGTACAAGCCCGCTGAATTTCCGGTTGTTGGACGGCTTGCGGACCATGATTCGAGTCTTGTACGGCTTTCCATTCGCGGAGCCGGAAATGAAGTATTCGCGCGCTTCGTATCCATAGCGCGCGAGACCGCGTCCCTGTGGCAGTGAAGGAGTCGAATCGTAGATCGGGCCGGGTCCTGTAATTTCGGCGGAAACCGCGGGAATGGAAACCGCTGTAGGTTTGTCCGGCAGATTGACGGGTGGTCCGCCACGCTGTCCGCGCTGGGCCGCGGCTGGTGATGAGACAAGTAAACTGACCCCAGCCGTGAACGCGATCAAGGCCGCGAAATGAGTGCGTTTCATGGTTCTCCTCAGAAAGTGGTTCCGCCGCTGAGCGTGCTGCCGGGAACGGAATCGCAGGTCTTGTCGGCTGCGGGCAATACCACCTTGTTGGTCTCCGGATTAAGCGGACATTTGGCAATGGCCCCGACCCGCGATCCGAAATTACTGCCGTCGCGCAGCGGATTCAGCTTGACGCTGAACACGGTGCCTACTCCGAACGTCTTAGCCGTGATCCCTTGCTGCGCAACAGCGGCGGCTCCGGCCATTTCCGCTCCCCATTCGATGGGCTTTCCGTCGGCGCTCTTCAATATTCCCTTGCGGTCGGGGGCGATCAGATAGAAGTGCAATTCCGCATGGTTGGCCTGTGCAACGAACTGCTTGACCACTCCCGTCAACACCACCGTCTTTGTCTGATCGTACATGGCGAAAGAATGGTGCGATAACGCGGGCCTGACAGCCAGGGACGTGCATAAGAGCGTACCGGCGGCAATCCATATGAGTTTGGTTTTCATGGTTCTTTCCTTTATATGGCTATTTGAAAATGTCGAGTATTTCCTTCGGAAGAGCGCTGTCCTCCGGTTTGTCCCAGTCTTTCTCGAAATATGTCTCCCAGTTTTCAGCCCAGGGCCGGCCGTAATAATCGACAAAACGCGGGTCGGAGGGCGCCAGCTGCGTCGGCTTGCCATTGACATCCTTGATGTTGCTCAGGCATTCGACGTAGGAAAACCGCCGATTCGGATCGTCCATCGTGGCTCGCCGCGCAAAGCGATAGGTGGCGTGGACCGGCGCCACGAAGGCGTCCGGATCGTAAAAGGTCGTCTCGTGATCCAGTCCGATAAATTTGCCGGCGGCGTCGTAAGCGGGTTTGAAGGTTTCGACGGTTTCCATCTTGTCGCTGATCTCGAACATCGCGTGCGACAGTTGCCAGCCCTGAATATTCGCCGTCCAGGTGACCAGTGTCGTTCCATCCCAGAACGCGATCGATTCGCCCCACCATTGCGGGACCTTCTGGACATGTTCTTTCTGGCCGATCAGGAATTGCCGCAGAAAGTTATCCGCGATACCGGAAACGGTCTGCATCATATACGGCGTCATTGTGAGCTGGAAATTCCCAGCCTGTGAGGGCTGCGCCCACCAGCGAATGAATCCTTCGGGATAGCAGAAGGAGGCGCTCCACTGCGGAGCGTTCGTGACGGCCTCATGATAGATCGTTTGAACCATGCGTTTCTGGTATTCCGGAGTGAGCAGGGAAAGTACTGTCGGAGCCTGGCTCACCCCCCAGATCCATTCGGAGCCATGATCGGCTTGTTGGTCGCGCGAATAATATCCATCCCAGTCCGGCACCGTTGCTCTGGTGTAAACCGTCGGGCCGCCTTTTGCCTTCGCAGCGGCGAGCAAAGCCTCGTAATGTTCCTGGGCGGTCTTGTAGGAATAGGGGCTGAGGATGCTCTCGCGTTTTAAGTCCGCATTGCAGTCGCCCCACCCGGCGGAAGTAGGCGGATTGGGTCCGACCACTCCGTTGGACCATGCCTCTTCGAGGTCGCGCGGGATATTGCACCGGTAGTAGCGCTTGTCCAGCCAGTGTTCCTTGTCCTTGTAAAAGTTCTTCGAGGTGAACAGGTCTATTGCCAAAGGCTCGACTCCCGGCGGCGGTCCTTTGATTTCCCGCGTACGTCTTTGTCCCCCGCCTCTTTGGCCCTGCCCACCTCCTTGTGCCGCTGCGCCTCTTTGGCCTGGTGCCTGCTGAGCGAACGCCGCTGTCGATAGAACCGCGAACAGAACGGCGAAGAATGTAGCTTTAGTTCTCATCTGACCCTCTTGTAATGAAACATCAGTTGGTGCAGCTTGTAGCAAGCGTTTCCAGCGAAGTCAAGTTCACTTCGACATACTTCGGATCGCGATACAGCAGACCTCTGACCTCGACCTTTTGGTTTTGCCGGGAATCGGCCTTTAAAGGCGGACTCACGCTGACTAATTCCAGGACCTGTGCGCCCAGAGGCTTTGCCCGCGCGGCCTCGAGAGCTGCAGGAGTTGAGTCCTCCTCTTTCGTTGCCACGGGGTCGCTCGCGTTTGTCAAAATCCATTTGCTGTTCCGGGCAAGCGTCAAACAACCAACCGCCTGCACCAGTGAAAAATTTGCCGGGCCTGAAGCATCGGCGTCTTTCTTCACTCGTATGTCTTCGAGCGAAGCGATATCCGTTTTGAGTTCGCCGTTGCCCTCGGGGAACCCGTTTTGCTGAAGAATGTATGAAAGGATGTCGATTTTCACTTCGTCCTTCACGTTGCCCGAATTGCCCTGCGGCATCGTATCGCGAATCTTGGTAAAAAGTCCGGTCAGGTTGTCCTTCTCCCAATGGGTCAGAAACTCGGGTCCTTTGATAGCGGGCCCTCTTTCGGATCCGGTAAGGGCGAGATTGTGACATCGGGAACAGTCCATATCGAAGGCGGCCTTGCCGCGCAAAGCCTGGGCGGAGGTGAAGACGCCGTCCGAAAGGGAAGACCGCTGCGCTGCCGCGGGAAGCCCAAAGGCCAGAATTATTAAAATCAGTGTCGATATCGCGCCGGGTTTGCACAAAAAACCGATTTTCGACACGGTGTGTGAGCGACCCCCGGCCGCTTCGCGGCTGTCCCCCTGTATCAAGGGGACAGTAAATCCCGCAGAATGAACACGACCACTCTCTTCCTGATATAGGGGGAGAGCCGACGGAGCCGGCAGGGGGGCGCTCACGAGGACTTTTTGCGCCAAGCCCGATTTCGACCGCACTGCTCCCCCTACCTGCCTGACGCCGCTGCCGGCGCCGGAATCCCGTTCTTCGCCATCAAATCGCGAAGCAGTTCCGCGGCTGCCGCGTTCCCACCGCCGCCTCCGCGGCCTCCCGCCCCGCCACCTCCTCGGCGGCCGCCGGCTCCGCCGCCCTGAGCGATAGCGAGGGGCGTTCGCCCCTGTTTGTCTTTCCGGTCGAGCCGGGCGCCTTGATCCGCGGCGTATTGAATGATCGCCGTGGAACCGCGTTGAGCGGCATTGTGCAGGACGGTCTGGCCGTTGCTGTTGAAGGCGTTCAGGTCGACGCCATGCTCGACGAGCAGTTTGATGGCGTCCAGAGAGTTCGCGACCATTGCCGTCGTTGTATGGTCCTTGAGGGTAAGCGTTGGATCCGCTCCGCCATCGAGCAGCAGCCGCAGGACCGGCAGATCATTGCCCTTTGCCGCCCGCATCAGAGGCGTCGCTCCTTCACCCAGTGAGGTGTCACCGACAAGATTGTTATGCCGGCCGATGATCGGCTTCCGAAGTCTGAGGTTCGGGTTCGCGCCATTTGCGAGCAGCACTTTTACCATGCCGGCGGCGTCGATTTCATCGTGCAGCTTCGGATCCGGCCGCGTCATCATTCCGGCGGGCGTCCGCATATCGACTGCAGCATACAGCGCCGTCATTCCGCTACTGTCGGCCACATTGGGATCCGCTCCTTTATTCAACAGCAGGGAGGCGAGATCATAATGAAGATTAATGACCGCCAGCTGGAGCGCGGTTGTTCCATCGGCATCGGCCGCATTGAGGTCCGCTTTCAAATCGGCCAGCGCCGCCGCCGCTTCGGCGGCATTTTGACGGGCTGCATACATCAGGGCGGTCCAGCCGCCGTGGGGCAATATAAATACCGCCATGCCATTGGTTTGATATTTGTATTCGGGGAAGCTCAAGACCTTGGAATGAACGTTCATGGCGGCGCCGGCTGCAACCAGCGCCTGGACCGCCGCCGCATGATTCTCGCCGGCGGCCCACATCAGCGCCGTCTCGTCCTGCCATGTTTCCTTTGCATTGACTTCGGCGCCGTGGGCAATCAGAGCGTTCACCACGCCGGCATTGCCTGTCCGCGCCGCCGTCATCAGAACCGTTTCACCTTCCGGCAGCGCGGAGTTGGCATCGGCCCCCGCTTTGAGCAGCGCTTCGACCAGCGCCGCATTCCCATTGGTAGCGGCAAGTGAAATGGGCGTGACGCCATAGCGGTTTGCGGCCTTGACCTTCGCGCCTGCGCGAATCAACGACAGCGCGGTTTCGACGTCATCGTTGCGCGCGGCCCAATGAAGAGCCGTCATGCCGTCCGGTTCCTGACCGTTGACGTCGGGATGCTGCTTCAGCAGCGTCCGGACCAGCATCGTATTGCCCGACTTCACCGCCTCGATCAGATTTGGGTTGTTCCCCGAACCGGCGAAAAGGGGAACGAGCACAAGAAGCACAAGAAGCACAACAGACACCAGAAAGTAATGCCTCTTCATATTTCGACACGGCCGGTGCTGATGCCGAACTTGTCGATACCGCAGTCGAACTTGTCGGCCAGCGAAACCAGAAGATTGGCGAACGGCGTTTCCTTTGCGGCCTGAATGTGACGATTACCTTTCAGCTGACCCGCGGCGCCGCCAACCAGAAGCGTTGGGATGTTCAGGCGCGAATGGGTATCGCTTTCGCTCATCCCGCTGCCGTACAGGATCAGCGAATGATCGAGCAGTGAGCCATCTCCGTCAGGCGTCGATTGCAGCCTTTCCACGAACTTTGCGAACAGGGTTACGTGATACGTGTTGAGCTTGACCAGATTTGCCAGTTTGTCCGGATTGTTTCCGTGATGAGACATCGCGTGATGAGGCTCGTTCACTCCAATGTTGGGATAAACCCGCTGGCTGGCATCGCGCGATTTCATAAACGTCACGACGCGCGTGATGTTGGCCTCGTAGGCGACGGCGGCCAGGTCGTACATCAGCATGGCGTGCTCTTCGAAGGATTCGGGGATGCCGATCGGAGCGTCCGGCACGGTCACCTTGGCAGTTGCCTGCTTCTCCGCCTTTTGAATGCGCTCCTCAATCTCGCGGACGTGATCGAGATACTCGCTGAGCCGGGCGCGGTCTTTCGGTCCGAGCTTTTTCTGAAGATCCGCAGCATCTTCACGGACGGAATCGAGAATACTGCGATCCTCCTGCATCCTTTCCATCCGTTGCGCCCGGGTGCCCGGACGGCCGAACAGGCGTTCGAATACAAGCCGCGGATCGATTTCCATTGGAAGCGGCGTGGTCGGCGTCTTCCATGAAATCGTGTTCATGTAGGCGCAGCTGTATGCGGTGTCGCAGCCGCCGATCCAACCCGTGAAATCTTCAGTCGCCAATTCGAGGGAAGGGAGCGGCGTGTCCTGACCGATCTGGCCGGCAATAACCTGATCGATCGTGGTGCCCGCCCGGACATTTTCCGCGATCGTCTTGAATGGAATCGACCCGCTCAACCAGGCGGCAACCGTCACGGCATGGCCATCCAGCGGATCGCAAAGCTCGGAGACCAGAGTCATCGAATTTCGAAACGGTTCAAGCGGCTTCAGTATCGGCGTGAATTCGAAATCCGTCCCGGCCTTTGCCGGCGTCCAAAATCCCGGCCGCTCGCCCAGCGGAACAAAGACGGCTCCAAAACGCTTGAGCGGATTTGCGGCGGTTCTCGCGGTTGCGGTGAGGGCCGGGACCATCGATTCCAGAAACGGCAGCGCGATGGCGGCTCCCGCTCCTCTTAGCACTGCCCGTCGAGAGATATGTTTTTTCGTGGCGAACATGGAATGGCCTCCTTGTTTCAGTCTCCAGCAACGATTCTTTTCTGAAATGGCGTACTCTTCACGATTCCCAAAATCAGCGAAGAGAAACGGTAGTTCTGACGCGCGGAATCCCGGACGATGGCCCGCACCGACGGCATGTCGGAATAAGCCAGACCGCGGCCGAGCGCAAAGATCATCAATTTTTCCGTAAGCGTTCCCACAAACAAATCCGGTTGCCTCAGTAATGCCTTGCGCAGGGAAACGACTCCATCGACTTTGCTGCCGTCGAGAAGCTGTCCGGAGGCATCGATCGGCGTTCCCATCGTCCTGACGGTGTCGCCATCACGGTTGCGCCACGCGCCGACCGCGTCGAAGTTTTCCAGCGACAGCCCGATGGGGTCCATCAGCTTATGGCAATTGGCGCAGACCGGATTGGACCGGTGTTCCTCCATGCGCTCGCGCATCGTGAGAACTTTGCCTTCGCGCTGCGGGTTCTCATTCAGCGGAGGAACATTGGCCGGTGGCGCCGGGGGCGGAGCGCCGAGAAGATTATCCAGAATCCATTTGCCGCGAACCACAGGCGATGTGCGGTCCGTGTGCGAGGTCACCATCAGCACGGCTCCCTTGCCCAGGAGTCCGAAACGTGCTTCGTCGGTCAGTGTGACACGACGGAAATTGCTGCCGTAAACGTTTGGAATCTGATAATGCTTCGCGAGCCGTTCGTTCAGAAACGTGTAGTTTGCCGTCATCAGATCCAGAACGTTGCGGTCCTCGTGCACGATGCTGTCGAAGAACAGCGAGGTCTCGCGCTCGAGCGCCTGCCGCAGGTTGTCGTCGAAATCCGGAAATTCTTCCGAAAGCGGCTGCATGTTTTTCAGGTTGCGCAGGTACAGCCACTGGGCCGCGAAGTTGGTGGTGAGCGACTCGGCTTTGGGGTCCGCCAGCATCCGCCGGACTTGTTGCTCCAGCCCGGCCGGGCTGTGCAGCCGACCCATCGTTGCGTCCTTCAGCAATTGATCGTCTGGAATGCTGCTCCAGAGAAAAAAAGACAGCCGCGACGCCAGTTCCAGATCGCTGATGCGGTAAACGGTCCCGGGCGCAGCATCCGCAGGATCGGTTTCGATGTGAAAAACGAATTTCGGACTCGCCAGAATCCTTTGCAGCGAAGTCTGGATCGCCTTTTCAAAAGTTCCCGTCCGGCGGGAGGCATCATAAAACCCCATGAGCCGGCGGATATCCGTTTCTGTCAGATCGCCGCGATACGCGCGCCTGGCCAGAGTCGACACGATCTTCCGCGCGCACGGCTGCTCGCCGGCCTGGCTCGTGGGTCTGCAGACAAAGATTTTGCGGCGGCTCGGTGTGTCTCCCGGCCCGGTGGCGTCGAATGGACCCGTAACAGTGAAGGTTTCGAAATGCGGAAGGCCGGAGGTGTCGCGCGTATCCGTCGAGCTGCGGATAAAAGGCTCCAGGCGCGTCGGGTTATACGCCGCGGTTCGCTCGACGAAGGCAGCCGTGATCACGTGTGGTCCCGCTTTCAAAGGAATACGAATCCGGCCGCGTTCGTCGATCTCATCGCCGAGTTTGGTCATGTTCACCAGATTCGCATT from Terriglobia bacterium harbors:
- a CDS encoding ankyrin repeat domain-containing protein, producing MSVVLLVLLVLVPLFAGSGNNPNLIEAVKSGNTMLVRTLLKQHPDVNGQEPDGMTALHWAARNDDVETALSLIRAGAKVKAANRYGVTPISLAATNGNAALVEALLKAGADANSALPEGETVLMTAARTGNAGVVNALIAHGAEVNAKETWQDETALMWAAGENHAAAVQALVAAGAAMNVHSKVLSFPEYKYQTNGMAVFILPHGGWTALMYAARQNAAEAAAALADLKADLNAADADGTTALQLAVINLHYDLASLLLNKGADPNVADSSGMTALYAAVDMRTPAGMMTRPDPKLHDEIDAAGMVKVLLANGANPNLRLRKPIIGRHNNLVGDTSLGEGATPLMRAAKGNDLPVLRLLLDGGADPTLTLKDHTTTAMVANSLDAIKLLVEHGVDLNAFNSNGQTVLHNAAQRGSTAIIQYAADQGARLDRKDKQGRTPLAIAQGGGAGGRRGGGGAGGRGGGGGNAAAAELLRDLMAKNGIPAPAAASGR
- a CDS encoding DUF1592 domain-containing protein, which gives rise to MRKPFSIVVLALSGLTMTALCQSTSAPRVEESRAAVNQYCVTCHNQRTRTAGLMLDKMDFTSVAAGAETWEKAVRKLRVGMMPPQGAPQPDPATRQSLVSWLTGELDRAAAANPNPGRPLLHRLNRVEYGNAIRDLLELEVDPASLLPPDDAAYGFDNVGDVLGVSPVLLERFMGAAGIVSALAVGDPDTAASGETFRIRQDASQDVHLEGMPIGTVGGILSKVTLPLDGEYLLTVRLFRTNLGVMRGLEYEHEVEYTVDGVRVHLFKMGGEADFNANLVNMTKLGDEIDERGRIRIPLKAGPHVITAAFVERTAAYNPTRLEPFIRSSTDTRDTSGLPHFETFTVTGPFDATGPGDTPSRRKIFVCRPTSQAGEQPCARKIVSTLARRAYRGDLTETDIRRLMGFYDASRRTGTFEKAIQTSLQRILASPKFVFHIETDPADAAPGTVYRISDLELASRLSFFLWSSIPDDQLLKDATMGRLHSPAGLEQQVRRMLADPKAESLTTNFAAQWLYLRNLKNMQPLSEEFPDFDDNLRQALERETSLFFDSIVHEDRNVLDLMTANYTFLNERLAKHYQIPNVYGSNFRRVTLTDEARFGLLGKGAVLMVTSHTDRTSPVVRGKWILDNLLGAPPPAPPANVPPLNENPQREGKVLTMRERMEEHRSNPVCANCHKLMDPIGLSLENFDAVGAWRNRDGDTVRTMGTPIDASGQLLDGSKVDGVVSLRKALLRQPDLFVGTLTEKLMIFALGRGLAYSDMPSVRAIVRDSARQNYRFSSLILGIVKSTPFQKRIVAGD
- a CDS encoding DUF1552 domain-containing protein, encoding MFATKKHISRRAVLRGAGAAIALPFLESMVPALTATARTAANPLKRFGAVFVPLGERPGFWTPAKAGTDFEFTPILKPLEPFRNSMTLVSELCDPLDGHAVTVAAWLSGSIPFKTIAENVRAGTTIDQVIAGQIGQDTPLPSLELATEDFTGWIGGCDTAYSCAYMNTISWKTPTTPLPMEIDPRLVFERLFGRPGTRAQRMERMQEDRSILDSVREDAADLQKKLGPKDRARLSEYLDHVREIEERIQKAEKQATAKVTVPDAPIGIPESFEEHAMLMYDLAAVAYEANITRVVTFMKSRDASQRVYPNIGVNEPHHAMSHHGNNPDKLANLVKLNTYHVTLFAKFVERLQSTPDGDGSLLDHSLILYGSGMSESDTHSRLNIPTLLVGGAAGQLKGNRHIQAAKETPFANLLVSLADKFDCGIDKFGISTGRVEI